Genomic DNA from Motilibacter aurantiacus:
GGTGTTCCAGTTCTACGCGCTCTACCCGCACCTGCGCGCGCGGGACAACATCGCCTTCCCGCTGCGCGCCGAAGGGGTCCCCGAGCCCGAGGTCAAGGCCCGGGTCGCGGACGCCGCGCGCATGCTGCGGCTCGAGCCCCTGCTCGGCCGCCGCCCCAACCAGCTGTCCGGTGGCGAGCAGCAGCGGGTCGCGCTGGCGCGTGCCCTGATCCGCCAGCCGCTCGCCTTCCTCATGGACGAGCCGTTGACCAACCTCGACGCGGAGCTGCGGGCGGACATGCGGACGCAGATCAAGCACCTGCAGCAGCGGCTCGGCACCACGATGGTCTACGTCACCCACGACCAGCTCGAGGCCATGTCGCTCGGGGACCGGATCGCGATCCTCAACAAGGGCAAGCTCGAGCAGGTCGGGACGCCGCTCGAGGTCTACAACCGGCCGGCCTCGCTGTTCTGCGCCGGGTTCATCGGCTCCCCGCCCATGAACCTCGTCGACGTCGAGCTCGCGGACGGCGCGCTGCGCGCGGGCGGCGGCCTCTCGATGGCGCCTCCGCACGGGCTGGACCG
This window encodes:
- a CDS encoding ABC transporter ATP-binding protein, translated to MAGIEISALHKRFPDGTVAVEHLDLSIGQGELFVMLGPSGCGKTTTLRAIAGLERQSSGDIRIGDKLVNDLPPAERDIAMVFQFYALYPHLRARDNIAFPLRAEGVPEPEVKARVADAARMLRLEPLLGRRPNQLSGGEQQRVALARALIRQPLAFLMDEPLTNLDAELRADMRTQIKHLQQRLGTTMVYVTHDQLEAMSLGDRIAILNKGKLEQVGTPLEVYNRPASLFCAGFIGSPPMNLVDVELADGALRAGGGLSMAPPHGLDRSRRLVAGVRPEALELTAPEAVGAIPARVVSEEMLGDETIYVVQTGGSDLRVRMPPTARYGPEAPVGLRHVGGPPPVYDLESRQLVA